The Immundisolibacter cernigliae genome has a window encoding:
- a CDS encoding retropepsin-like aspartic protease family protein: MKSLMCRIVAPLLVLGAALCGSAAAAPLIELQAVLGQSAVLQVDGVRRTLRVGQTSPEGVRLLALGSASARLQVDGQTHEIPLGGRAGGALPAAPTATVRIPRGDSGMYHTAGTINGQSVEFLVDTGATTVAMNDATARALGIDYRAGSRGLVETASGITEAYAVTLREVGVGSIRLPNVQAVVIRGAQPSRTLLGMSFLSRTQIEHAQDALVLRRKY; encoded by the coding sequence ATGAAGAGTCTCATGTGCCGGATTGTTGCTCCCCTGTTAGTGCTTGGCGCGGCCCTTTGCGGTAGCGCTGCGGCTGCGCCGCTGATCGAACTGCAGGCCGTGCTCGGACAAAGCGCGGTGCTGCAGGTGGACGGCGTGCGGCGCACGTTGCGGGTCGGACAGACCAGTCCCGAAGGCGTGCGCCTGCTGGCGCTCGGCTCTGCCAGCGCGCGGCTGCAGGTGGACGGTCAAACGCACGAAATTCCGCTCGGCGGGCGCGCTGGAGGAGCTTTACCGGCTGCGCCGACAGCGACCGTGCGCATACCCCGCGGTGACAGCGGCATGTATCACACGGCGGGCACCATCAACGGCCAGTCGGTCGAGTTTCTGGTCGACACCGGCGCGACGACCGTGGCCATGAACGATGCCACCGCCCGCGCCCTGGGTATCGACTACCGGGCCGGCAGCCGGGGATTGGTGGAAACTGCCAGCGGCATCACCGAAGCCTACGCGGTCACTCTGCGCGAGGTGGGTGTCGGCAGCATCCGGCTGCCGAATGTGCAGGCGGTGGTGATCCGCGGCGCCCAGCCGAGCCGAACGCTGCTGGGCATGTCGTTTCTGTCGCGCACGCAGATCGAGCATGCGCAGGACGCGCTGGTGCTGCGCCGCAAGTACTGA
- a CDS encoding GatB/YqeY domain-containing protein, whose product MSLKQRLDDDVKAAMRARDRDRLGTLRLITAAIKQREVDERIVLDDAQVLAVLDKMVKQRRESIAQFDAAGRTDLSDKERFELGILQEFLPAALTAAEIDRLIADAITASGAQGARDMGAVMALLRPQVQGRADMSDVSQRVKARLGG is encoded by the coding sequence ATGTCCCTCAAGCAGCGCCTTGACGACGACGTCAAGGCCGCCATGCGGGCCCGCGACCGGGACCGCCTCGGCACGCTGCGACTGATCACCGCCGCCATCAAGCAGCGCGAAGTCGACGAGCGCATCGTGCTCGACGACGCGCAGGTGCTGGCGGTGCTCGACAAGATGGTCAAGCAGCGGCGCGAGTCGATCGCGCAGTTCGATGCCGCCGGGCGGACCGATCTTTCAGACAAGGAACGGTTCGAGCTGGGCATCCTGCAGGAGTTCCTGCCGGCCGCGCTGACAGCGGCCGAAATCGACCGCTTGATTGCCGATGCCATCACAGCCAGCGGCGCGCAAGGCGCCCGCGACATGGGTGCCGTGATGGCGCTGCTGCGCCCGCAGGTGCAGGGCCGGGCCGACATGTCGGACGTCAGCCAGCGCGTGAAGGCGCGCCTCGGCGGCTGA
- the folE2 gene encoding GTP cyclohydrolase FolE2: MNKPSEPAVPQIADVQGSPDTRRLDIDRVGIKGIRHPVRILARSGTEQHTVANFNMYVHLPHNFKGTHMSRFIEILNGHEQEISLGTFRQMLREMCERLEARAGHIEMSFPFFVNKAAPVTGVTSLMDYQVSYIGEIAHGQAERLTAKLVIPVTSLCPCSKKISDYGAHNQRTHVTLTAHLGTPVWIEELIELVEAQASSELYGLLKRPDEKYVTEHAYDNPKFVEDLVRDIAGALNADERLAGYVVEAENFESIHNHSAYALIEKPVRAG; the protein is encoded by the coding sequence ATGAACAAGCCATCCGAGCCGGCCGTGCCGCAAATCGCCGACGTCCAGGGATCGCCCGACACGCGCCGGCTGGACATCGACCGCGTCGGCATCAAGGGCATCCGCCATCCGGTGCGCATCCTTGCCCGCAGCGGCACCGAACAGCACACGGTGGCCAACTTCAACATGTACGTGCACCTGCCGCACAACTTCAAAGGCACGCACATGTCCCGTTTCATCGAGATCCTGAACGGCCACGAGCAGGAAATCTCGCTCGGCACCTTCCGCCAGATGCTGCGCGAAATGTGCGAGCGCCTGGAGGCCCGCGCCGGCCACATCGAGATGAGTTTTCCGTTTTTCGTCAACAAGGCGGCGCCAGTGACCGGCGTGACCAGCCTGATGGACTACCAGGTCAGCTACATCGGCGAAATCGCGCACGGCCAGGCCGAGCGCCTGACCGCCAAACTGGTGATCCCGGTCACCAGCCTGTGCCCGTGCTCGAAGAAGATTTCCGACTACGGCGCCCACAACCAGCGCACGCACGTGACCCTGACCGCCCACCTGGGCACGCCGGTGTGGATCGAGGAACTGATCGAACTGGTGGAGGCGCAGGCCTCAAGCGAACTGTATGGCCTGCTAAAGCGCCCGGACGAGAAGTACGTCACCGAGCATGCCTACGACAATCCGAAGTTCGTCGAGGATCTGGTGCGCGACATCGCCGGCGCGCTGAACGCCGACGAGCGCCTGGCCGGCTACGTGGTGGAAGCGGAGAACTTCGAGTCCATCCACAACCACTCCGCCTACGCGCTGATCGAAAAGCCGGTCCGCGCCGGCTAA
- a CDS encoding VOC family protein, producing MAISKVTNVYYVVPDMDAALAFYRDTLGLAIKFQDGDKWTQFDVGGTQVALATPAPGQVDPGQNATVVLQVDDLTATRAQLAAQGIAVSEIIGMGGHGSFFTCRDPAGNMVQFFARS from the coding sequence ATGGCCATCAGCAAAGTGACCAACGTCTATTACGTCGTGCCCGACATGGACGCCGCGCTGGCCTTTTATCGCGACACCCTGGGCCTGGCGATCAAATTCCAGGACGGCGACAAGTGGACGCAGTTCGACGTCGGCGGCACGCAGGTGGCGCTGGCCACCCCGGCGCCGGGCCAGGTGGACCCGGGCCAGAACGCCACGGTGGTGCTGCAGGTCGACGACCTGACCGCCACGCGCGCGCAGCTTGCCGCGCAAGGCATCGCGGTGAGCGAGATCATCGGCATGGGCGGCCACGGCAGCTTTTTCACCTGCCGCGATCCGGCCGGCAACATGGTGCAGTTCTTCGCCCGCAGCTGA
- a CDS encoding ATP-binding protein gives MNPVVKPSRSLLAAAADAIREFDLIRDGDRILVGLSGGKDSLSLLHVLLYLQQRAPVRFTIGAANIDPQMPGYDPSPLAAYAQSLGVPYHQASYSLARAAKGSFEGRTLCAFCSRMRRGKLYGLAREHGYNTLALAHHLDDVAETFLMNAFFGGKLRAMPAVYTNDDGDLRVIRPLVYARERQTAAFAESAPLPVIPDNCPTCDSATRQRQQMKALLGELEAQHPRLYSVLRTTLAPLLRADATGGLPMPDAVQVLADLRLREPAEVLATD, from the coding sequence ATGAACCCCGTCGTCAAACCCTCGCGCAGTCTGCTCGCCGCCGCCGCCGATGCGATCCGCGAGTTCGACCTGATCCGCGACGGCGATCGCATCCTGGTCGGCCTTTCCGGCGGCAAGGACAGCCTGTCCCTGCTGCACGTATTGCTGTATCTGCAGCAGCGCGCGCCGGTGCGCTTCACGATCGGCGCCGCCAACATCGACCCGCAGATGCCCGGTTACGACCCGAGCCCGCTGGCCGCTTATGCGCAGAGTCTCGGCGTGCCCTACCACCAGGCCAGCTACAGCCTGGCGCGGGCGGCCAAGGGCTCGTTCGAGGGCCGCACGCTGTGCGCGTTCTGCTCGCGCATGCGCCGCGGCAAGCTGTACGGCCTGGCGCGCGAGCATGGCTACAACACGCTCGCCCTGGCGCACCACCTGGATGATGTGGCCGAGACCTTCCTGATGAATGCCTTCTTCGGCGGCAAGCTGCGCGCCATGCCGGCCGTGTACACCAACGACGACGGCGACCTGCGGGTGATCCGCCCGCTGGTCTACGCCCGCGAGCGGCAAACGGCCGCCTTCGCCGAAAGCGCACCGCTGCCGGTGATCCCGGACAACTGCCCGACCTGCGATTCCGCGACCCGCCAGCGCCAGCAGATGAAGGCGCTGCTCGGCGAGCTGGAAGCGCAGCACCCGCGGCTGTACTCGGTGCTGCGCACCACGCTCGCGCCCCTGCTGCGCGCGGATGCGACCGGCGGCCTGCCCATGCCGGATGCGGTACAGGTGCTCGCGGACCTGCGGCTGCGGGAGCCGGCCGAGGTGCTGGCGACCGACTGA